The genomic region ACGATCTCGCCGTCGATATGTGGATGAAACAGCAAATGCGCAAAATTTCGGTCACCGACAAAGAGGCCAAAACCTTTTACGACGCGAATGCCGACAAAATGAAGCAAGACGGTAAAAAAGTCCCTTACGACAAAGTCAAAAACGACATCATGAACTTTATCAAAATCGAAAAGTTCAAAGCGCAAATGAACAAAACGACTGAAACCCTCCGGGCATCCTCGAAAGTCGAAGTCAAACTCTAATCCGCCGTGCATCGTTACCGTTCGTTCGGCGCTTCCCTGGCAATCCACCTGCTGATTGCCGCCGCGGGATGGAGCGCGTACCAGGCTTTTAAAACACCGCCGCCGGTCGAAACACGGCTTTCCCTTTCGCTTGCTTCCTACACGCCGTTACGAACGGAAGCGATAGCGCAAAATCCGACCGTCACGCCTCCTCCGCCAAAACCGCAGGAGACGCCGACAATCCCCAAGCAGCCCACAACGCAACCCTCGATCGCCGCAAAAGTGATGAGCACCGCGGTTCCCGCGCCCGCCAAACCGCTCCAATCCGCAGCGAGCGTCATCCCCTCTCCCGCACCGATCGTCGCCCCCGCCGTGCGCCAGGAGGTCAAAGCCGCGCCGCCTCCCTCTCCGACGGAAGAAAAGTACGAAGAAGAAAATATCGCAAAAATCCGCGCCATTCTCGCCGAACGGCTCAAGTACCCCAAAAACGCGCTCCGGCTCAAACAGCAAGGGGAGGTCAAAGTGACGTTTACCCTCACTCCCTCACGGGAAGTCGGAGCACTTTCGGTGACGCAAAGTTCGGGTTTCGAGATGCTTGATGAAGCCGCCTGCGACCTGATCGAAACTTCCGCTTCGGAATTTCCAAAACCCCAAAAAAGCGTTCGGATTACCGTCCCGATAGGATACAAGATCCGTTAAGACTTATCCCCGTGCGGCCAGCCCGAGGCGAAGGGCGTGTTCAATCTGATGGTCGTATTTGGGATTGACCCGTCGGAGGGTCTTCTCGAATCTGAGGACGATTTTCGAGTCGGCACGCGGATGGACGCACAGCGACTCCATCAGCCGCTCGTAAGCCGGAAGGGTGTGGGAATTGATCGTCGCAAAACGCTCCAGCATGATTCCTACCGCACGGTGAAGCTCGGCGCGGCTGGCCGAGCGGTCGAGGATAACGGCGCTGAGCGTTTCGAATGTCTCGATCGTCTGGGGGGAACGGTCGGATTTGGGGGATCGTCCCAGCCAAACGTACAAAAATACCAGCGCAATCAATAAAAACAATAATCCCAGAAGCGTCAGAACCAGCGGTGTTTGCATAAGCGTCGTCCGTATGTGTGTTTGGGAGATTGTAGCATAAATAGAGGATTTGTCGCCCTCCGCAAAGGGGAAACGGTAAGAAACAAGGAAACCGTTTCCCTTTGCAGGGGAGGAGAGAAGGATAGCGGGCCTTAACCGATTACCATTTCACTTCGGTCGTGAACATGTAAACGTCTTTGGATTCATCCGCCGTAACTGCATTGGTATAGGTTTTTCTGTCCTCATCGATGAATTTCGCCGATCCGATGAAGCTCACGTTTTTGTTATATTTGTATGCCAATGCGGCAATGATCTTGTTACCTTCAACCGCTGTATAGGTCGGCTGGTTAGTACTTTCATGCTCGATTTTGTAATCATCGTAACGTCCGATGACCGTCCAATCCTGGAATGGACGGAATTCGGCATTGACCGACCATACATCATAGTTGCGCTCTGTGAATTTGATCGCACCCGTGAATTTCGTAGGATCTTGAATGTCATCTTTTGCGATTGCATATTGTGCCGCAATCAGGAATTCCGGCTGATTGTAGACCGCGTGGATACCGTAAAAGCTGCGGTCGTATTCAACCTTCAAAGGATCACTTGTACTCGTAGACGTTTGATCCAGTGTGGACGAATCGTCTTTATGGTTTTTCGAGATCAAACCGTAGGTCGAAATGTGTGCATACGTATCTTTCGTACGATCCTGTTTGCCCACTTTTTCCCCACTGCCGATCAAATGACCCGTCAAACGCCATTCAACTGAAAGTTTTTCATCATTTTCCTGATTCGCACCGCCTTTATCAGCATGGTAACCTTCGCCGTTGAAGATACCGATCTCAGAACTGAACATATCGGTTTTTGTTTTGAAGTTTACCCCGAGGTCCGCTGAGTTGACCAGGTCGACACCCGCTTCAGTTGGAGTCCCTTTTTCTTCCAAAACGACTTTGTTAAACGAACGGTAGTACCAGCCGTTGTGCTCTTCGTAGTCGATCCATGGGCGGTGGGCGATACCAAACTCTACACCCGTGTACGGAAGGACATTATCCAAATAAAGATAAGCGTATTTAACAAACACGTCGGCATAACCACCACCCTGTGATGTTTTCAAATCGTCTGTTGTAGTGCCTCCCGGACTGCTCGCCAACTCTTTAGTTGCATCCATTGTGACGCGCCAGTAGTCTTTATCGTTGAAATACCCTTTGACCTGCACGTAGTTACGGCGAAGCTCAAACCCGCCGGAATTCGCCGGATACGTAGCGGTTGCACCCGTTACGTTATCCGGACGTGCATTCGTATAACCAAAGTAATGCGTCCCGCTGAATTCGAGACTTTTCGCTTTCGATTTCACGTTTACGTATTTACTTTGTTTGTCCTGGTACTCAGAGAGTTTCGACTCCTGGTCGCGCAATTGCATATCAACGTCTTTGGCGCTGATAAAATCGCCCATCTCTACACGCCCTTCGCCCGGAGTCGTAAACACTTGCCCGGTTTTTGGATCGCTGTAAAGAGTCAAAGCATCCGCTGATGCAACGCCACTGATCATCGCCGCAGCAAGGGCAGATAATGCAACTTTTTTCATAAAGAATCACTCCTGTGTTTTGTGTCGTGTCATTGTAGAAAAATTAGATTACGCGGATGTTACATTGCCAAACGGTTACAAACGGGGAAACGGCGGGCAAACACGGGCCGAACGCATACGCAGGGACGACCCGAAAAACTTAAGTGAAGGAGAATGAAACGGATGTGCCGGCTGCCGGCACCCCTAAAAACGCCGCAGCGCGCTTAAGGGTCCCGACCCCGCGGGCAGGGGAAGGAAAAGAGGGGGTTATTTGTTTTCCGCCCAGTACTGGCGAACGAGGTTCGTCGTCTCGACCGGAAGAGGAATATAGCCCAGTTTCTGGGCCGCTTTGTCGCCGTTGCGGAACGAATGGTCGAAAAATTTGATCACTTCCGCATTCGATTCGGCTTTCTCTTTAGGCATCAGGATGAACGTCGCCGCAACGATTGGGTAAGCGTTGTCCTGCATGACCAGCGAGCTGTAGAAATGGTCTTTTTTGCTCCATTTGGCCTGTTTGACCGCGTTCTGGAAATTCGGCAGCGTCGCGCTGACCCATTTGCCTTCGGCCGTTTGAAGCGTTGCCGCCGCGAGGTTGTTTTTCTCTTTGTAGGCGTTTTCAATGTAACCGATCGAATACGGCGTCTGCTTGATGAGGTTTGTCACCCCTTCGTTCCCTTTGCCGCCGACACCGGTTTTCCAGCCGATCGCCTTGCCGACGCCGAACTGGCTTTTCCACATTTTGGACGCTTCGCTCAGGTAGTCGGTGAAAACGTGGGTCGTTCCCGACCCGTCAGAGCGGTGAACCACGATGATCTTCTGATTCGGGAGTTTGATCCCGGCGTTATCGGCCGCGATGGCTGGATCGTTCCACATCGTGATTTTACCCGCGAAAATATCGGCGACGACGCTGTTTTTCAGTTTCAGTTTTTCGTCCGCCACACCCGGAAGGTTGTGCGCCACGACGATCGATCCGATCACGGCCGGGAACTGGAGCAGTTTTGCGCCTGCAAGCTCTTTGGGTGTCATCGGCGCATCCGTTCCGCCGAAATCAACGATACGCTCGGAGACTTGTTTGATCCCCCCGCCCGATCCGATTGCCTGATAATTGACGCGTGTTTTGGTCGCTTTTTGGTAGCTGTACGCCCAATCGTAATAACACGGAGCCGGGAACGTAGCCCCTGCGCCGCTGATTTTATCCGCAGCGATCATTGACGTCGCAGCGATAGCCGCAATGACTAAACCTTTGGTAGCTTTCGTTAGCATCTTGATATCCTTGGTGTTTTGATGCCGCCATTGTATTGGCCCGACATCACGAAAAGATTACAAACACCGGTTCGTTTTGTAATCGCTCTGTTATAAACAAAAGTTACAATCGCGCACCAATTCCTGTCCAAAGGCCAGCCATGTTACCACGCTACGAAAACAAACTCAGCGAAATCCGCTCGATGATCTCGGCCCTGCTGCTGCAGATCATCCGCACGAGCGAAGAGACGCTTCACGCTTTCGAAAACGGCGACACCGCCCTCTACGAAAGCGCGCGCAACCATCTCAAAAATCTCCAGAGCGACGCCAACCGCATCGACAACGAAATCATCAAAACTTTCGCCCTCTTCGGCCCCGAAGCCGACGAGCTGCGATTGCTCGTGGCGTATCTGAAAATGACCAACGAACTCGACCGTATCGGGGACGGGATGCGCAAATACGCCCGTCGCCTCCAGGAACACTGTGCGGGAGAATGCGACCTTAGCGTCCTCACCGGCGCGATGATCCAGTTGCACAAAACGACCCTCAATGCGCTACAATACATTTACGAGTGTCTCGAAGCCAAAGAACTCTGCGATGCGGAAGAGCTCTACCGCAAGGTAATGGTTGAAGAGTCCAAAAACGACGATCTTTTCTCCATTATGGAAAAAGAGCTTCTGACCCTCATCATCACTTCGGGTGAACTGTCGGTCGAATACGTCAAGGTGCTCGGAACCCTCCGCAAGCTTGAGCGTTCGGGTGACCGTGCCGTCAACATCGCCGCACTGCTTCTCTACGCACAAAAAGGCGGAGAGCTGCACATCTACAACTAAACCCATGAGGAGCCGATACGTGGACGCGCTCATACTGATCGTCGAGGATGAACAGGACATTCTGGAGCTGATGGAATACCATCTGGCCAAAGAGGGTTTCGAGACGATCGGGTTTCTGAATACCAAAAGGGTGCTCGAAGCGCTGGAAGAAGAGAACATCGATCTGATCCTGATGGATCGCAACCTCCCCGGAGCGGAAGGGAGCGAATTCGTCGAGATGCTCCGCAAAAAAGGGATCCAAACGCCCGTTATATTCGTGAGCGCAAAGCACAAAGACGAAGAGATCGAACAGGGATTCGAACGCGGCGGCGACGACTACATCACCAAGCCCTTCAGCATGAAAGAGCTGGTGTTGCGGGTCAAAGCGATCCTGCGCCGCACCAAAAAGCTCTCGATGGAAGGTTCCCTCGTCTATCGGGACATGTCCCTCAACCTTGCCGCCCGCACCCTCACGATTGACGGCACGGCCGTGGAGCTGACCAAACTCGAATTCGACCTCCTCCACGCGCTGATCGCCAACCAGCATGTCGTCCTTGACCGCGATTACCTGCTCGAACACGTCTGGGGAGGCGACGAAGTGTACCAGGAGCGGACGGTCAACGTTGCGATCAACCGCCTCAAAGAGAAAATCGATCCGGACAAAACCAAAGACTACATCAAAACCGTACGGGGAGTCGGATACACGCTGTGCTAAGAATCCACCAGCTCTTTTTCCTGAACGTCCTGGGATTGTTCGTTGCGGCGCTCGCCGTCGCCTCCATCATCAGTTTTTTTACCCTTAAGAGCATGATTATCGAAGACGGCGAACACCAGCTTGTACGCAGTATCGCGATTCTTGAAAACGTCGTCGCGACAACTTCCGATTTCGACCGGCTTGCGGCACAAACAGCCGAAAAAACGGGTTACCGGGTTACCGTCATCGCCGAAGACGGCACGGTCATCGCCGAAAGCGACACCGACAAACGGGGAATGGAAAACCATCTTGGACGGATCGAGGTGATGCATTCGATGAGCGAACCCTACGGAATGACGATCCGCTATTCCGAAACCCTCAAAACCGACTTCATCTACATCGCCAAAAAAATAACGACCCCCGAACGAACCCTCTATTTCCGCCTTGCGATGAGCCTCAAAAGTGTGATGGAGCATTTCTACGCGCTGTGGATCAAATTTTTCGCCGCATTTGTCATTCTCACCATCATCTCGCTGGCCATCGCCTATAACATCTCGAAAAAAGCGCGTTACGATATCGTCCAGATCACCCGCTATCTCGACGAAATCTCGGCCAAAAACTACAAGGCGGTCCTCAAGCCCGAATATTTCCGCGAGTTCCTCCAGATTTCGCTGTTACTTAAAAATCTCGTCAAAAAACTGCATAACCGCGACAAACAAAAGCGCAAACACACCGCCAAACTGCGCCTCATCAACAAACAGCAAAACGATATCCTCTCGGCCATCAGCCACGAGTTCAAAAACCCGATCGCCGCCATCATGGGATACACCGAAACCCTCCAGGACGATCCGCAGCTCGATCCGAAAATCCGTGCGAAGTTCCTCGAAAAAATCCTCGCCAACACCCAGCGCGTGACCCTGATGCTCGACCGTCTCGCCCTCTCGGTCAAACTCGAGAACAACGATCTCTCGATCAAACCCTCGTCGTTCGATATGGGCGAGGTATGCGCCGAGACGGTATCGCTGCTGCAAGCCAAATATCCTTACCGCCGCATCGTCTATAACGGGACTTCCAAGACGGTGTTTGCCGACAAAACGATGATGGAACTCGTCATCACCAACCTCGTCGACAACGCCCTGAAATACTCCGAAGAGGAGGTGATCCTCACCCTCACCGAAACGACGCTGGGCATCACCGACAAGGGGATCGGAATTTCACCGGCCGAACTGGACAAAATCACCTCCAAGTTCTACCGGGTCCAGAAAAACCGCTGGGACAACTCTATGGGACTGGGGCTCTCGATCGTCAGTTACATCCTCAAACTCCACGACACCGCACTGAAGATCGAAAGCACCCTCGGGATCGGTTCGACGTTCAGCTTTGCCATCGGCCATCTGGTCGAAAAAACGACGAAGCCGAAAAAATGATCCCCCTGCCCAAGCCGCTGAACGAAGTGATTGCAACGCTTTGGGACGCGGGTGTCCGCCCGATTCTCGTAGGGGGATTCGTTCGCGACGCCCTTACCGGAAACGTCAACCCCGACATCGATATCGAGCTCTACAACGTCGCAACGCTCGAACAGATCGAGACCCTGCTGCGGCCGTTCGGGAAACTCAACCTCGTCGGCAAAAGCTTCGGAGTGTTCAAACTTTCGCTCGGAGGGTACAAAATCGATTTTTCCCCTCCCCGTACCGAATCCAAACGGGGATTCGGCCACAAGGGATTCGACGTCACCTGGCACAGCGACATCGATTTCGAAAGCGCCGCGCGGCGGCGTGATTTTACGATCAACGCCATCGGATACGATCCCATCGGGGGGCGATTCCTCGATCCTTTCGGCGGAATCGGCGACCTTTCTTCCGGGCGGCTGCGGTGCGTCGACCCCGAAACGTTCGTCGACGATCCGCTCAGAGTCCTGCGGGCGGTGCAGTTCGCGGCCCGTTTTGATCTCACCTGCGATACGGCCCTGCTCGAGCTGTGCCGCACCATGATCGCGCAAGGTGCGCTCGAGGAACTTCCCAAAGAACGGATTTTCGAAGAGTTCAAAAAACTGCTCCTCCTCAGTCCCCGTCCCTCGCTGGGGCTGAAACTGCTCAAAGAGATCGGCGCGTTGGCGTTTTTTACACCGATGGAGCAGTTCGACTCCACGCCGCAGGATTACCTTTCCCACCCCGAAGGGGACGTATGGACCCACGTGCTGATGTCGGTAGACGTCATGGCTGCAATGCGCAGCGGGAAGGAGCAGGAGAACCTGATCTTGATGTTCGCCGTCTTGCTGCACGATATCGGCAAACCGCTTACCACGATCGTCCAAAACGGCAAACTCAACGCGCCGCGCCACGCCGAAGAGGGGGTGGAGATCGCACGGGAATGGCTGGAGAAAATCACGGGGGACAAAACCCTGATCGAAGGGGTCCTCCCGCTCGTACGCTACCACGGCTGGCCCCGAAAACTCTGCCGCTCGAACGCTTCGGATTCGGACATACTCCGCCTCAGCACCGAAGTGTGCATCGACCGCCTTATCCGGGTCGCCGAAGCCGATTTTTTCGGCCGCGCGTTTGTCGGGGACACCCCCGAATCCTTTGAAGCGGGGATATGGCTGCGCGAAAAGGCTGCGCGGCTGGGCGTCTTGTACGCGCCCCCCAAGCCGCTGCTCATGGGACGCGACCTCATCGATGCGGGGATGGCCCCCTCCGAAGCATTCAAACTCCTTCTCGACAAGGCCTACGAAGCCCAGCTCGACCGCCGAATCACCACCCGTGATGAAGCGCTCGAATGGCTCGCGAAACAATCGTAACAGAGCTGTAACCATCGTGTAATACAATTGCCTCCATTTTTCAGGGGAACCCCCTTTCAAGGCAAGGCATGCTCGATAAAATCTTTCACAACATGACCCGTTTCAGCGCCCTGCTGATCCTTTTCATCGTCGCATGGATTTTCGTCGTCCTTTTCGACCACTCGACCGAAGCGATGCAGGCCTTCGGATTCGATTTCATCGTCAAAGACGAATGGGCTCCGAATGTCGACAAATTCGGTGCCTATGCGGCGATTTTCGGTTCGGTCGTCTCGACTTTCCTGGCCATGCTCATCGCGATTCCGGTCGCGATCGGCGTCGCGATCTTCTTGAGCGAAATCGCCCACGACAGGATCAAGGGTTTTTTCGGGGTCAGCGTCGAACTCCTCGCCGCGATCCCCTCGGTCATCTACGGGATGTGGGGACTTTTTTACTTCGTCCCCATCCTCCGCGATCTCTTCGGAGGGATGGGGATCGGTCTGCTCGCGGCCGCCATCGTCCTCTCGATCATGATTCTCCCCTTCATGGCCGCCGTCACCCGCGACGCGATGAACACCACCCCAGACATCCTCAAAGAATCGGCCTACGCATTGGGCGGAACCCAGTGGGACGTCATCAAAGACATCATCATCCCCTACGCCAAAGCGGGGATCATCGGTTCGCTGATTCTGGCACTGGGACGCGCGATCGGGGAGACGATGGCGGTGACCTTCGTCATGGGGAACGTTCACCACACCCCCGCTTCGATCCTCGATCCGACGACGTCGATTCCCGTCACGCTCGCCAACGAGTTTACCGAAGCCGACAGTTCGATCTATTTCTCGAGCCTTTTCGGACTGGCGCTGACGCTGCTCGTCATGAGCTTCGTCGTCATCGCCGTCGCGAAATTCTACTTTTTGCGTAAAGTGAGGAAAGGTCAATGACCGCTACCCAAAAACGGATCGTGATCAACCGTATCGCCCTGGCCCTCTCGACGCTCAGCGCCGTGGTTGCGCTGGGCTTTTTGTTCTGGATCCTCTACGTCCTTTTCAGCAACGGGATCAATGCGCTCAACTGGAATATCTTCACGATGGAGGGGGCGCCTCCGGGATACGAGGAGAGCGGCCTCAAGCACGCCCTGGTCGGGCAGCTGATCCTCGTGGGCCTTGCGACCCTTATCGGGGTGCCGCTGGGGATCATGGCGGGAACCTACCTCAGCGAATACGGCAAAAATTCGAAACTGGCGCACACCATCCGCGACATCAGCGACATTATGATGTCGGCCCCCTCGATCGTCATCGGGGCGTTCGTTTACGCGGTCGTCGTCATGCCGATGGGGCACTTTAGCGCCTGGGCGGGGGCCATCGCACTGGGAATCATCATGATCCCCATCATCCTCCGCAC from Campylobacterota bacterium harbors:
- the pstA gene encoding phosphate ABC transporter permease PstA encodes the protein MTATQKRIVINRIALALSTLSAVVALGFLFWILYVLFSNGINALNWNIFTMEGAPPGYEESGLKHALVGQLILVGLATLIGVPLGIMAGTYLSEYGKNSKLAHTIRDISDIMMSAPSIVIGAFVYAVVVMPMGHFSAWAGAIALGIIMIPIILRTTDDMLQLVPGTLREAAFALGAPKYKVIMDVVYRGAKAGILTGVLLGIARVGGETAPLLFTSFNDNFFTTDLNEAMPSLTVTIFNYAISPYEDWQQLGWAAAFILSMFILGLNILGRLILFYGKKRK
- a CDS encoding HAMP domain-containing sensor histidine kinase; translated protein: MLRIHQLFFLNVLGLFVAALAVASIISFFTLKSMIIEDGEHQLVRSIAILENVVATTSDFDRLAAQTAEKTGYRVTVIAEDGTVIAESDTDKRGMENHLGRIEVMHSMSEPYGMTIRYSETLKTDFIYIAKKITTPERTLYFRLAMSLKSVMEHFYALWIKFFAAFVILTIISLAIAYNISKKARYDIVQITRYLDEISAKNYKAVLKPEYFREFLQISLLLKNLVKKLHNRDKQKRKHTAKLRLINKQQNDILSAISHEFKNPIAAIMGYTETLQDDPQLDPKIRAKFLEKILANTQRVTLMLDRLALSVKLENNDLSIKPSSFDMGEVCAETVSLLQAKYPYRRIVYNGTSKTVFADKTMMELVITNLVDNALKYSEEEVILTLTETTLGITDKGIGISPAELDKITSKFYRVQKNRWDNSMGLGLSIVSYILKLHDTALKIESTLGIGSTFSFAIGHLVEKTTKPKK
- the pstS gene encoding phosphate ABC transporter substrate-binding protein PstS; this encodes MLTKATKGLVIAAIAATSMIAADKISGAGATFPAPCYYDWAYSYQKATKTRVNYQAIGSGGGIKQVSERIVDFGGTDAPMTPKELAGAKLLQFPAVIGSIVVAHNLPGVADEKLKLKNSVVADIFAGKITMWNDPAIAADNAGIKLPNQKIIVVHRSDGSGTTHVFTDYLSEASKMWKSQFGVGKAIGWKTGVGGKGNEGVTNLIKQTPYSIGYIENAYKEKNNLAAATLQTAEGKWVSATLPNFQNAVKQAKWSKKDHFYSSLVMQDNAYPIVAATFILMPKEKAESNAEVIKFFDHSFRNGDKAAQKLGYIPLPVETTNLVRQYWAENK
- a CDS encoding response regulator transcription factor, with product MDALILIVEDEQDILELMEYHLAKEGFETIGFLNTKRVLEALEEENIDLILMDRNLPGAEGSEFVEMLRKKGIQTPVIFVSAKHKDEEIEQGFERGGDDYITKPFSMKELVLRVKAILRRTKKLSMEGSLVYRDMSLNLAARTLTIDGTAVELTKLEFDLLHALIANQHVVLDRDYLLEHVWGGDEVYQERTVNVAINRLKEKIDPDKTKDYIKTVRGVGYTLC
- a CDS encoding PhoU domain-containing protein, with product MLPRYENKLSEIRSMISALLLQIIRTSEETLHAFENGDTALYESARNHLKNLQSDANRIDNEIIKTFALFGPEADELRLLVAYLKMTNELDRIGDGMRKYARRLQEHCAGECDLSVLTGAMIQLHKTTLNALQYIYECLEAKELCDAEELYRKVMVEESKNDDLFSIMEKELLTLIITSGELSVEYVKVLGTLRKLERSGDRAVNIAALLLYAQKGGELHIYN
- the pstC gene encoding phosphate ABC transporter permease subunit PstC, with the protein product MLDKIFHNMTRFSALLILFIVAWIFVVLFDHSTEAMQAFGFDFIVKDEWAPNVDKFGAYAAIFGSVVSTFLAMLIAIPVAIGVAIFLSEIAHDRIKGFFGVSVELLAAIPSVIYGMWGLFYFVPILRDLFGGMGIGLLAAAIVLSIMILPFMAAVTRDAMNTTPDILKESAYALGGTQWDVIKDIIIPYAKAGIIGSLILALGRAIGETMAVTFVMGNVHHTPASILDPTTSIPVTLANEFTEADSSIYFSSLFGLALTLLVMSFVVIAVAKFYFLRKVRKGQ
- a CDS encoding HD domain-containing protein gives rise to the protein MIPLPKPLNEVIATLWDAGVRPILVGGFVRDALTGNVNPDIDIELYNVATLEQIETLLRPFGKLNLVGKSFGVFKLSLGGYKIDFSPPRTESKRGFGHKGFDVTWHSDIDFESAARRRDFTINAIGYDPIGGRFLDPFGGIGDLSSGRLRCVDPETFVDDPLRVLRAVQFAARFDLTCDTALLELCRTMIAQGALEELPKERIFEEFKKLLLLSPRPSLGLKLLKEIGALAFFTPMEQFDSTPQDYLSHPEGDVWTHVLMSVDVMAAMRSGKEQENLILMFAVLLHDIGKPLTTIVQNGKLNAPRHAEEGVEIAREWLEKITGDKTLIEGVLPLVRYHGWPRKLCRSNASDSDILRLSTEVCIDRLIRVAEADFFGRAFVGDTPESFEAGIWLREKAARLGVLYAPPKPLLMGRDLIDAGMAPSEAFKLLLDKAYEAQLDRRITTRDEALEWLAKQS
- a CDS encoding TonB family protein, coding for MHRYRSFGASLAIHLLIAAAGWSAYQAFKTPPPVETRLSLSLASYTPLRTEAIAQNPTVTPPPPKPQETPTIPKQPTTQPSIAAKVMSTAVPAPAKPLQSAASVIPSPAPIVAPAVRQEVKAAPPPSPTEEKYEEENIAKIRAILAERLKYPKNALRLKQQGEVKVTFTLTPSREVGALSVTQSSGFEMLDEAACDLIETSASEFPKPQKSVRITVPIGYKIR